From the Priestia filamentosa genome, the window GAGGGATCCAGAAGACGATAAGGGTTTTCACCACTAGAGTGTAATTATTTTTATCTTTATGAGTTTTCCTAAAGATAAAAACTCATAAAGAAATATAGTAACGCGAGCACAGGGAGGGCCTGCATCAAAAGATGCAGGCTTTTTTATATGCTATTGTCTATAACATTTATTATGTTACATAAATTTACTACAATCTATTCGTTAGGTTTTTCCTGTTTTTTAGTTACTTGTTTAACAGGGAATATTTAAAACTTTCTATGTAAAAGGAAGTGCAAGGGTCCGGCAAAGGTTAAATAAGGAGGAAAAATGATTGAAGCTCAAATTGAGTAATACCAAAATGTAGAGACAAGTATAAATTAATATTAAGATTTAACATAACCTTAAAATGATAAACGAACCATCAAAGTATACATAAGCATAAACAAGAGCAAGTTCGTTAGAGATGAACGAACTTGCTCTCTTTACTTTCTGACATTAGTGTTATTTTAAAGTTTTTCTCTTAAATAAATCCTGAAATAGTCTACTTTAATCAACGAATCCACATTTTGATACGTATCTATGCCTCTTTTTCCCTAATGCAGAGCATATACTTTAACAGTAAAGTTGGAGTTTGTTCCTGATGGATTTGCAATATAGAATGAACGATCGGTTTGTACATCGGTAGTGTTCCCACTATAAACATTAGACCAAATTGTTGGGTCAGTTCCTCCTGAAACATCTTTCATAACATTAAAATGCGTACCAGAATTGGCCCCTTCTACTACAAATTTTAATGCGTAAGTGCCTGCTGGTAGATTTTCAACGCTAAAGTTTCCACTAGACCGATTTTTCTGTCCTTCTTGAGGAGTTGATAATGAGGTAACAGCTGCTATCTGGGTTTCAGCTTGTGCCTTAACCGAGCTTTCAGTCCCTACTTTTATTGCTGTTGGTTCTGCTGCTGAAACTTGTCCAGAAACCCCTGCTAATGATAACATTGCGACTGTACCAACGACTATCTTTTTCATTCCTTACCATCCTTTCTTTTACTAAAATTCCCATAAATGTGGATTCACTGGCATGTACCCTATTCATTAAGGAAGTAAACATCTTTTGTTATATTTCAACTTTTTTAATAAAAAATAAATATAACCTTTGTACAACATCATTATGAATCAGCTTCTTCTTTAAGCTAAGTGGAAAGAGAGAGTCTTAAAATAGTTTGATTAAGCTTGAGCTTACACCCTCTATGTCCCTGTTTAATAATCTGCTAATATTTTTACTCCTTTTACTATATTCCAAAAGAAGAAATATACTCCAATAATAATAAAAGCAACATAAGTGACTGCGAACCCAATTCCTATTTGATCCCATCCACTAATTCCTCTCAATCCAGTTCCAGCAAGACCTACGACTAAAATAATATAGGGAAACAGATGTAGACATAATGATTTTTTTGCATGGACTTTTACCTCCTTAGAAGCCATAAAATACACAATTAACGGGAATAAAAATGGCGCGAAAAATATACTGAAATAACATAACGATGATAAAATATTATTTCCTTTCATATGTTTTAAACCTCCTCTTCTTAAGAGATATGATACGCTCTATAATAAAACTTCTTGATAATTTCATCTATTAACCTCTACAAATATGAATATACGATACTAACCTTACATTATTTTAATCTTAATCTTACATAAACCTTAAAATTGGTGATTTCTGTTGTCTCTTCGATTATTACTGAAAGGAAATATCTAAAAGGAATTAATCAATATGTAATCCAATAGCTTGTAGATTTAATTTTTATTTTTCCTACTCTTTATAATTTATTTTGTGAAAAAATAAGTAATTGTGAAGAAAATGGAAGTGCAATTCAAAGTTCGGAAGAACGGTACCATAAACAATGGTTTTCGAGGCAATTAAACTATAGTTACCTTTTTTTAAAAAAATAAAATGCTACGTTTTTATTCATTTCTAATGTCCTCTATAGATATTAAGACGTTTATATATAAACAATGTATAAAAACCTGCACGAATAATTAAAAAGAAAAGCCATGTACTACTTGTGAGATAAAGAGTCTATGGCTTTCTAACTTCCTGAAATATGAATTATTTTAACTTAAAATGGCATAGAGTATTCATTATATATAGGAGAGAATAATTTACTTTATATGGTATTGTATAAACAAAAGGAGAGTGAAAATATTAGAATTGTGATTGGTTTAATTGGTAATATTATATTATGTTTTTATGGAGTAAGAGGATTATTAATAAATGAACCAATACCATTTTCTTCTTACCTCTTTGCGATAAGTGGACTTATCGGAATTATTGCCCTTATTCTGAAATTAAAGAATAAAAATGATACTGAACTTAGGAATTTTAGATGAATATAGATTGCTGCGTTTAGAGTTAATGCTCTAAGCGTTTTTTTGTTATATACCACGAATTAAGTGGAAAACAAGGAAATATTAATCTACTCGGTTCCTAGATATTTACTGTGAAAAGTCTAGAAAAAGTGTCTATATAAGTTTTGAAATACCTCAGAGAATAGATAAGCCATAAAAGGGAATTCTAAGAAAAAATAGCTCAAGGAGATTAGATATGGATACTATTAAACCAACTAAAATAGGGAGAAATTTTAATGACAGACTAACATCTGCAGAGGTAGGGAAACTTTGGGCAACATATATGGGGAATAGTATGTCCACTTGTATTCTCAGTTACTTTCTCCAACATGTTGAAGACTCAGAAATCAAAGGACTGGTGGAACATGCTTTATTTCTAAGTGAAGAATTTCAAAGTATAATAAAAGAAATATTCACCAAAGAACATATTCCTATTCCTCATGGTTTTACAAAAGAAGATGTGAATCTTGAGGCTCCAAGATTATTTGAAGATGAGTTCTATGTCCATTATCTAAAATATGTTGCAAAAGCAGGAATGAGCATCTATAATGTGGCTGTTCCTCTAATGTATAGGGAGGATGTACGGAACTTCTATCTCTACTGTATAGATGCTACGATAAAATTAATGGAGCAAATCAAGAGCATTTTAATGGATAAAGGGCTGATTATTAAACCCCCGATCATCCCTACACCAGAAGATGTAAAAATCGCTCGTCCTGATTATTTAAAAGGTTTAATAGAAAAGGCTCGGCCCTTACATGCTTTAGAAATTACTCATTTATACGATAATATTGAAAGTAATGTAACAAGTAAAGCGTTAATCATGGCCTTTCGTCAAGTTGCCAAATTGGAGAAGGTTCGCGAGGTATTTAAGAAAGGGGAAGATCTCACTACAAGAGCAGTAGAACGTTATATGTCAAAGCTTCATGATGACCACTTACCTGCTCCTTCATTTCTTGATCATTTAGTTACAACTTCTATCATTTCCCCTTTTTCGGATAAATTAATGTTATTCCATAAAGTAGATATGTTTTCCATGAAAATACGGGCTTTTGGAAATTCGGTAGCTGTTAATGGAAGGCATGATTTAGCTGCCTTATACGGTAAATCGTTAACCAATATATTTAAATTTGTAGATGATGCCTCCCATGTTATGCTGAAAAATGGATGGATGGAAGTGCCTCCTGAAGCTGCGGATAGAGAAAATTTAGCTTTAAAAGAGAAGCCAAGTCAATGATAAGATTGAATATAAGGCAAAAAATCAGCAAATAAATATAAGTAAAGTTAAAATTAAACAAAGAACTGATCGGAAGGGAAAATTACAAAACATTTAATAACCTATGCTACATCTATGTTTAAAATTTGAACCATTATGTTTCATTGTATGCAAGATAACATTACAACAAATAGGAGATAGTAGTGGGTTTGAAAGAATACATAGGATAAATCAGTCTATCCCATGATAAAGGTATTTCAGATGAACAATATTGCTATATATACTGACTTTACTGTTGATGTATGTAACAAAAGAGAGGAGTAGCGACCCTCTCTTTTTTATTTGACGTAATTTTTCATAATTAATTTTCATAAATTTAAAAGTAAAAAAGAGCAGACTAAGTAAATTTGCACTTTTTTTGCACTAAAAACTCTTCAGTACAATAACCATATACCTTAATCAAAGGGCATACTATTTATATGAATAATATACTTATGTTTTTTAGAGTAATATTATCAGTATGTTCAAGGTTTAGAGATTAATTAAAACTACCTTGAAGTTTTTGCACCAGAACCTTATTAATCATCTTTCTTTTGAAGTAGAAAACATTTCTGGAAGAGTTACAAATCTCACTCCTTTAGATTGAAGTGGAGGAATGATTAGATCAAGAGCTTTCACAGAACCCTCTAATTTCGCTTCAGATGGCGCAGAATGTTGTAAGATTATACTTCCAGGAAAAGCATTAGCAAATACTTTTTCAGTAATAGCCTCTGCACTGATTCCTTTCCAGTCTAATGTATCTATACTCCATTGAATAATCATAAATTTTTGCTCATTAGCCCATTTCAGATGCTCTTCCTTGATAGAGCCATAAGGGGGACGGATGAATTTTGGAAAATATCCAGTTAACTTTTGAATCATTTCCCCTGTTTTTAGAATTTGACTATGA encodes:
- a CDS encoding DeoR family transcriptional regulator: MKKIVVGTVAMLSLAGVSGQVSAAEPTAIKVGTESSVKAQAETQIAAVTSLSTPQEGQKNRSSGNFSVENLPAGTYALKFVVEGANSGTHFNVMKDVSGGTDPTIWSNVYSGNTTDVQTDRSFYIANPSGTNSNFTVKVYALH
- a CDS encoding DUF4870 domain-containing protein gives rise to the protein MKGNNILSSLCYFSIFFAPFLFPLIVYFMASKEVKVHAKKSLCLHLFPYIILVVGLAGTGLRGISGWDQIGIGFAVTYVAFIIIGVYFFFWNIVKGVKILADY
- a CDS encoding DUF3231 family protein, whose protein sequence is MDTIKPTKIGRNFNDRLTSAEVGKLWATYMGNSMSTCILSYFLQHVEDSEIKGLVEHALFLSEEFQSIIKEIFTKEHIPIPHGFTKEDVNLEAPRLFEDEFYVHYLKYVAKAGMSIYNVAVPLMYREDVRNFYLYCIDATIKLMEQIKSILMDKGLIIKPPIIPTPEDVKIARPDYLKGLIEKARPLHALEITHLYDNIESNVTSKALIMAFRQVAKLEKVREVFKKGEDLTTRAVERYMSKLHDDHLPAPSFLDHLVTTSIISPFSDKLMLFHKVDMFSMKIRAFGNSVAVNGRHDLAALYGKSLTNIFKFVDDASHVMLKNGWMEVPPEAADRENLALKEKPSQ